One Psychrobacillus glaciei genomic region harbors:
- a CDS encoding MBL fold metallo-hydrolase: MKEKQISEHIWSLKTWMIIPIHVWVVVEENGITLVDAGMPMMAKGIIKFMKQLNAGPLKRILLTHGHSDHVGSVKAILNESEVPVYAHRIEIPYLEGDTLYPKRKKLENNLPKQLTQPLLEEESGNLKSVGGLKPFFTPGHSPGHVVYYHEKDQVLLAGDLFKSKNGKLQPPMFTPNMTEALKSSAIVGQLKPKLLEVCHGNTVFDPANQLEDYVRTVERKLGEK; encoded by the coding sequence ATGAAGGAAAAACAGATTTCTGAACATATTTGGAGCTTAAAAACGTGGATGATCATTCCTATTCATGTATGGGTTGTTGTGGAAGAAAACGGGATCACTTTAGTAGATGCGGGAATGCCAATGATGGCAAAAGGAATCATTAAATTCATGAAACAACTAAACGCTGGCCCGCTAAAACGAATTCTTCTCACTCATGGACATTCAGATCATGTTGGATCAGTAAAAGCAATATTGAATGAAAGCGAAGTACCTGTTTACGCACATAGAATAGAAATTCCTTATTTAGAAGGCGATACTCTCTATCCAAAACGAAAGAAACTGGAAAATAACTTACCTAAACAGCTAACTCAACCGCTTTTAGAAGAAGAGTCCGGAAACTTGAAATCAGTGGGCGGATTGAAGCCATTTTTTACACCTGGCCATTCCCCAGGTCATGTCGTTTACTACCATGAAAAAGATCAAGTGTTGCTAGCGGGAGATCTCTTTAAATCGAAAAATGGTAAACTCCAACCTCCTATGTTTACACCTAATATGACGGAAGCTTTGAAAAGCAGTGCTATTGTTGGGCAATTGAAACCGAAACTTTTAGAAGTATGCCATGGAAATACGGTGTTTGATCCAGCAAATCAGTTAGAGGATTATGTTCGAACTGTGGAGAGGAAATTAGGTGAGAAATGA